A genomic segment from Acyrthosiphon pisum isolate AL4f chromosome A3, pea_aphid_22Mar2018_4r6ur, whole genome shotgun sequence encodes:
- the LOC100161744 gene encoding uncharacterized protein LOC100161744 (The RefSeq protein has 3 substitutions compared to this genomic sequence), with protein MTSNNSKPLNSVGGGSKHVRSHSLKSFPAVAVAVIDNRKPPDNGGGVAAAGSDPQTTMKITSTWKQACDRTRDRTKQLLRRTMSWKSNTIIMQPEERKSEESSSTWEIHVWASWMKRYASEDESKTLDIPFKLSPLQEEKLLIFFKYYLDGDCDGFVFEHDFHQFAEKLRRFADWSPNSDEYIILKQVLTELIQVFIQCESGQSVAFTSLSTDDWLKIWCQTLSKCTTASDMPLWLKYFQNILYKSLDSGKGEIEKANLQRFYCTFLDSNCEEAKQVVIDAIYDSLTSNGDFKLDRDTWGQCFANWLLGPKPNGCGQWLFGKCGPTPEFFPIDYFAMNSTVDTRDTYSHKRGSDRHSIVV; from the exons TTCGATCGCACAGTCTGAAAAGCTTTCCGGCGGTTGCCGTGGCGGTTATCGATAATAGGAAACCGCCGGATAACGGCGGCGGCGTGGCGGCTGCCGGGAGCGATCCACAAACAACTATGAAAATTACATCAACGTGGAAACAG gCATGTGATCGAACTAGAGATCGAACTAAACAACTGTTACGAAGAACAATGTCGTGGAAAAGTAATACGATCATAATGCAGCCCGAAGAACGCAAGTCAGAAGAGTCATCCAGTACGTGGGAAATACATGTATGGG cTTCTTGGATGAAACGTTATGCTAGTGAAGATGAATCAAAAACATTGGATATTCCATTTAAACTATCGCCTTTACAAGAGGAaaagttattgattttttttaaatattatttagacggCGATTGCGATGGGTTCGTATTTGAACACGATTTCCATCAGTTTGctgag aaattaagaCGTTTTGCTGATTGGTCACCAAATAGtgatgaatacataatattaaaacaagtaTTAACAGAATTAATTCAAGTATTCATCCAATGCGAAAGCGGCCAAA GTGTTGCATTTACAAGTCTATCAACAGACGACTGGCTTAAAATATGGTGTCAAACGTTAAGCAAGTGTACTACAGCTTCAGACATGCCATTGTGGCTGAAATATTTTCAGAACATATTGTATAAGTCTTTGGATTCAG GTAAAGGCGAAATAGAAAAAGCAAATTTACAAAGGTTCTACTGTACGTTTCTCGATTCAAACTGTGAGGAAGCTAAACAAGTTGTGATCGATGCGATATACGATTCGCTAACGTCA AACGGAGACTTTAAGCTGGATCGCGATACTTGGGGCCAATGTTTTGCGAACTGGTTACTGGGCACCAAACCTAATGGATGTGGTCAATGGTTATTTGGAAAATGTGGTCCAACGCCTGAATTCTTTCCTATCGATTATTCTGCTATGAATTCGACGGTCGATACAAGGGATACTTATTCGCATAAAAGGCGGAGCGATAGACATTCCATTGTGGTctaa
- the LOC100163811 gene encoding ralA-binding protein 1 — translation MDFDSPDVEKDFPGLYASTEIGHKDSDGKRKEKKDRGYAALEGESSPEEEPDTKSPSKIKKIKPFKFPIKKEKHEKLKDKDSKDIPKEKKKDGEKDKKKDKPKSKIKEKKKQKGSDGKDSVDIGSLYEDQPVFGVPLEISFERNPCHDDIHLPLVMRNCIDYVQMHGLCTDGVYKVPGVKSKVQSLKIQYNRRQSVNLTDYDLAVVTSLLKQYLRELPDPILTPDLLSKFEDAAETQNIELAKLLISELPLCNKHTLTWLIVHFTSIIENEKYTKMNTTNFGCVLCPVLQMSQKLFSFLVTKKNDLFPCAILHKYIPPLRCASPYLPSGKEEMTIELKKQESLLGYIHREMNAGFVCKTKEEELWDVQRIITQLKRKLKVLEKDNHKVSKEKTKVEDQINGKFEEVGTQTALNRKNSNNSVSGKAEVVSITSDTVNISNCESSLVDEEIQTTTSDSDNEELVLQYESEELMSLIANLKDYIVQEKCEIDRLQTKLASLGIIVNAREYFMYPIDETTVDNSGLLNEYKMLQFQKMNLLKSIEEEREAILDLKIQIKLAKRKHNSVM, via the exons ATGGATTTTGATAGCCCGGACGTCGAGAAGGATTTCCCAGGATTATATGCGTCTACAGAAATTGGACATAAAGACTCTGATG GTAAACGCAAAGAAAAAAAAGACCGTGGTTATGCAGCACTTGAAGGTGAAAGTTCTCCGGAAGAAGAGCCTGATACAAA AAGtccatcaaaaataaaaaagataaaaccttttaaatttcctataaaaaaagaaaagcaTGAGAAGCTCAAAGATAAAGATTCTAAAGACATAcctaaagaaaagaaaaaagatGGGGAAAAAGACAAAAAGAAAGATAAAcccaaaagtaaaataaaagaaaaaaagaaacaaaaaggATCCGATGGAAAAGATTCCGTTGACATAGGTTCTTTATAcg aagaTCAACCTGTTTTTGGAGTTCCATTAGAAATATCGTTTGAACGAAATCCGTGCCATGACGATATACACTTACCATTAGTAATGAGAAATTGTATTGACTATGTACAAATGCATG gtttatGTACTGATGGTGTGTATAAAGTACCTGGAGTGAAATCTAAAGTACAAAGccttaaaattcaatataatagaCGACAATCTGTCAATTTGACTGATTATGATTTAGCTGTTGTCACGAGtctattgaaacaatatttaag agAACTTCCTGATCCTATATTGACACCGGAtctattatcaaaatttgaagaTGCTGCTGAAACACAAAATATAGAATTAGCAAAGTTGTTAATTTCAGAACTTCCACTATGCAATAAGCATACACTCACATGGTTAATAGTTCATTTTACTAGTATCATAGAAAAT gaAAAATATACTAAGATGAACACTACAAACTTTGGTTGTGTCCTCTGTCCTGTTCTTCAAATGTCCCAAAAGTTATTCTCATTCcttgtcacaaaaaaaaatgacttgttTCCTTGTGCCATTCTACACAAATATATACCACCTTTAAGATGTGCAAGCCCTTATTTGCCATCTGGTAAAGAAGAAATGaccattgaattaaaaaaacaagaatCACTACTTGGTTACATACACCGTGAAATGAATGCTGGTTTTGTGTGTAAAACTAAGGAAGAAGAGTTGTGGGATGTACAAAGGATCATTACACAGTTGAAAAGAAAACTTAAGGTATTGGAAAAAGATAACCACAAAGTTTCAAAAGAAAAGACCAAAGTAGAAGACCAGATAAATGGAAAGTTTGAAGAAGTTGGAACTCAGACAGCACTAAACAGAAAAAACTCTAACAACAGTGTATCAGGCAAAGCTGAAGTAGTGTCCATAACAAGTGATACTGTTAACATATCAAACTGTGAGAGTTCATTAGTTGATGAAGAGATACAAACAACAACTTCAG atAGTGATAATGAAGAATTAGTCTTACAGTATGAATCTGAAGAATTAATGTCACTCATTGCGAACTTAAAAGATTATATTGTTCAAGAAAAATGTGAAATTGATCGATTACAAACTAAGTTGGCATCACTTGGAATAATTGTTAAtgctag agaatattttatgtatccAATTGACGAAACAACAGTTGATAACAGTGGATtgttaaatgaatataaaatgctgcaa TTCCAGAAAATGAACTTACTTAAAAGTATTGAAGAAGAACGAGAGGCCATACTtgatttgaaaatacaaataaaactagCAAAACGTAAACATAATTCAGTtatgtaa